The Zobellia alginiliquefaciens genome contains a region encoding:
- a CDS encoding thioredoxin family protein, giving the protein MKKVFFLVFMMVALSLSAQKWEDSYQDAVVLAKKENKNLLLVFAGSDWCGPCIKLDKTIWQSEDFKKFAEAHLVLYKADFPRKKANKLNKELALQNNNLAERYNSNGHFPLVVLLNEEEKVIGKTGYLKLSPTEYITHLKSMFE; this is encoded by the coding sequence ATGAAAAAGGTTTTCTTCTTGGTATTCATGATGGTAGCTCTGTCGCTTTCCGCCCAAAAATGGGAAGATAGTTACCAAGATGCCGTTGTCCTTGCAAAAAAGGAAAACAAGAATCTTCTTCTTGTTTTTGCTGGTTCTGACTGGTGCGGACCTTGTATAAAGTTGGATAAGACCATATGGCAATCAGAAGATTTTAAAAAATTTGCAGAAGCCCATTTGGTTCTCTATAAAGCGGATTTTCCAAGAAAAAAAGCGAATAAACTTAATAAGGAGCTAGCTCTTCAAAATAACAATTTGGCCGAACGGTATAATTCAAATGGACATTTCCCTTTGGTTGTATTGTTGAATGAAGAAGAAAAAGTTATTGGAAAAACAGGCTATTTAAAGCTTTCTCCCACAGAATATATAACACACTTAAAATCTATGTTTGAGTGA
- a CDS encoding ubiquinol-cytochrome c reductase iron-sulfur subunit — translation MERKHFLKTLGASAAFALAFPCLHGCSSDSGDNIEGEGNTPVPTGIDFTLDLEASENAKLAENGGFIVKDLVVVAKNLEGEFVAASQVCSHQGYEEVRFASINGGIFYCDVHNSRFEQNGTPINQVDSAAPKALKVFKTELNGNMLRIFE, via the coding sequence ATGGAAAGAAAACACTTCTTAAAAACCTTAGGGGCCAGCGCTGCATTTGCGCTTGCTTTTCCATGTTTGCATGGTTGTTCTAGTGATAGTGGGGACAATATTGAGGGTGAAGGTAATACTCCCGTACCTACCGGAATTGATTTTACTTTAGATTTAGAAGCTTCAGAAAATGCAAAACTTGCAGAGAACGGCGGGTTTATAGTGAAGGATTTGGTCGTTGTAGCTAAGAATTTGGAAGGAGAATTTGTTGCAGCTAGTCAAGTTTGTAGTCATCAAGGTTATGAAGAAGTGCGCTTTGCTAGTATAAATGGGGGCATTTTTTACTGTGATGTCCATAATTCACGTTTTGAGCAAAATGGTACACCAATTAACCAAGTAGATAGCGCTGCACCAAAGGCCTTGAAGGTTTTTAAAACCGAATTAAACGGTAATATGCTACGCATATTTGAATAA
- a CDS encoding glycerophosphodiester phosphodiesterase, protein MKKMNFLPMASLYLLTLFTSCDKLDDFIGGGHHEEEMKKPLIIAHRGAQSIYPEHTLEAYAKAIEMGADYIEPDLVMTKDSFLVARHEPFISGTTNVADLPEFADLKTTKNLDGKEITDWFVSDFTLEQIKKLKAKQARSDRSDSFDGMFQIPTIEEIIALAKSRKTIKGNDVGIYPEMKHPFFHNEMGFAIEDALLTVLSRAGMNSYESPVFVQCFEVAPLQYINSKSDVKLVQLISTYNVNADGTLDFNVPEGDFISYAAPFDFYANGDARTYEYFSTEDGMRFVSSYAEGIGPWKPFVISFTTDESGAISVLPKTDFIDLAHKYELQVHPYTFRNEDEKWSNGNPEAEYHLFFDAGVDGVFTDYTDEAVDALQTWEGAKKK, encoded by the coding sequence ATGAAAAAAATGAATTTTTTGCCAATGGCAAGTTTGTATTTGTTGACCTTGTTTACCTCCTGTGATAAATTAGATGATTTTATAGGGGGAGGTCATCATGAAGAAGAAATGAAAAAACCATTGATAATTGCTCATAGAGGGGCACAGTCAATTTATCCTGAGCACACGTTAGAAGCCTATGCAAAGGCTATTGAAATGGGGGCGGATTACATTGAGCCAGACTTGGTAATGACAAAGGATAGCTTTTTGGTTGCACGTCATGAGCCATTTATTTCGGGTACTACTAATGTTGCGGACTTGCCTGAGTTTGCCGACTTAAAAACCACTAAAAATCTGGATGGTAAGGAAATTACGGATTGGTTTGTGTCCGATTTCACTTTGGAGCAAATTAAAAAGTTAAAAGCGAAACAAGCCCGTTCTGATCGTTCCGATAGTTTTGATGGTATGTTCCAAATTCCAACAATTGAGGAAATCATCGCCTTGGCAAAATCAAGAAAAACAATAAAGGGTAATGATGTAGGTATTTATCCTGAAATGAAGCATCCTTTTTTTCATAATGAAATGGGTTTTGCAATTGAAGATGCATTATTAACGGTTTTGTCTAGAGCTGGAATGAACTCGTATGAGTCACCTGTGTTCGTGCAGTGTTTTGAAGTTGCTCCATTGCAGTATATCAATTCAAAGTCCGATGTTAAATTGGTACAGTTAATTTCTACGTATAACGTAAATGCTGATGGTACCTTAGATTTTAATGTGCCAGAAGGCGATTTTATCTCTTACGCCGCTCCATTTGATTTTTATGCCAATGGAGACGCTAGAACATATGAGTATTTCTCTACGGAAGACGGTATGCGTTTTGTTTCATCTTATGCAGAGGGTATTGGACCTTGGAAACCTTTTGTTATTTCCTTCACGACGGATGAGTCAGGAGCTATTTCAGTCCTACCAAAAACGGACTTTATAGATTTAGCGCACAAGTATGAGCTGCAGGTGCATCCTTATACATTTAGAAATGAAGATGAGAAATGGAGTAACGGTAATCCTGAGGCGGAGTATCACCTTTTCTTTGATGCCGGTGTCGACGGTGTTTTTACGGATTATACAGATGAAGCTGTAGATGCTTTGCAAACTTGGGAGGGAGCTAAGAAAAAGTAA
- a CDS encoding glutamine synthetase beta-grasp domain-containing protein, with product MSKTKLEYIWLDGYFPTQNMRSKTKVVNDFSGKLEDCDMWSFDGSSTRQAVGGSSDCLLKPVAIYPDPARRDAYLVMTEVLNADGTPHVSNGRATIDDDDNDFWFGFEQEYFIMDTATQLPLGFPIGGYPAPQGMYYCSVGGKNTHGRDIVEEHADLCIDAGLNFEGINQEVASGQWEFQLFAKGAKKAGDEIWIARYLLDRLTEQHGYYIEYHPKPLGKDMDWNGSGMHANFSNEVLRTCGDKATYEKICEAFRPVVKEHIAVYGEFNDQRLTGDHETASINDFSFGISDRGASIRIPIITVEQGWKGWLEDRRPASNGDPYKIAGRIIKTVKSAKI from the coding sequence ATGAGCAAAACAAAATTAGAGTACATCTGGTTGGATGGATATTTCCCTACACAGAACATGCGTAGCAAGACTAAAGTCGTTAATGATTTTAGTGGAAAATTAGAAGATTGTGATATGTGGTCTTTTGATGGAAGTTCAACAAGACAAGCAGTAGGTGGATCTTCAGATTGCTTGTTAAAACCAGTTGCTATTTACCCTGACCCTGCGCGTAGAGATGCCTATTTAGTAATGACCGAGGTCTTGAATGCTGATGGAACTCCACACGTTTCTAACGGTAGAGCAACTATTGATGATGATGATAATGATTTCTGGTTCGGTTTCGAACAAGAATACTTTATTATGGATACCGCTACTCAACTTCCTTTAGGTTTCCCAATTGGTGGTTACCCTGCTCCACAAGGAATGTACTACTGTTCAGTAGGTGGTAAAAATACACACGGTAGAGATATCGTAGAAGAGCACGCGGATCTTTGTATCGATGCTGGATTGAACTTTGAAGGAATTAACCAAGAGGTTGCTTCTGGACAATGGGAATTTCAATTGTTCGCCAAAGGTGCTAAAAAAGCAGGTGATGAAATCTGGATCGCAAGATACCTTTTAGATAGATTAACAGAACAACATGGTTATTACATTGAATACCACCCTAAGCCATTAGGAAAAGACATGGATTGGAACGGTTCTGGTATGCATGCCAACTTCTCTAACGAAGTTTTAAGAACATGTGGAGACAAAGCAACATATGAGAAAATATGTGAAGCTTTCCGTCCTGTTGTAAAAGAACACATTGCTGTTTACGGTGAATTTAACGACCAACGTTTGACTGGTGATCACGAAACTGCTTCAATTAACGACTTTAGCTTTGGTATTTCTGATAGAGGTGCTTCTATACGTATTCCAATTATTACAGTAGAGCAAGGCTGGAAAGGTTGGTTAGAAGACAGAAGACCTGCTTCTAATGGTGATCCGTACAAGATTGCGGGTAGAATCATCAAAACAGTTAAATCTGCTAAGATTTAA
- a CDS encoding FAD:protein FMN transferase codes for MRTVFYILAFMFFTSGFAQEKKLVTVHKAMELMGTRFDITVVSSNEDIGYINIEEATAEIQRIENMISAWNPESETSLINLNAGVKPVKVSQELFMLIERAKQISEITDGAFDISFASMDNIWAFDGSMAQIPTPEEISESVKNVGYENIILNPFEKTVYLSQKGMRISFGAIGKGYAADKAKELLVSKQVLGGIINAAGDLTTWGTKATGEKWLIGIANPLSDEKIFSWLPIVESSVATSGNSEKYVIFKGVKYSHILDPRTGYPSTGVNSVSIFAKSAELCDALATAVYIMGKEDGLALINQLGGTEVILVDSSNRVYKSSGILLNEKP; via the coding sequence GTGAGAACGGTATTTTACATACTCGCTTTTATGTTCTTTACCAGTGGTTTTGCCCAGGAAAAGAAACTCGTAACCGTCCATAAGGCCATGGAACTTATGGGAACACGGTTTGATATTACAGTGGTTTCTAGTAATGAGGACATAGGGTATATAAATATTGAAGAAGCTACAGCAGAGATTCAGAGAATCGAAAATATGATTTCGGCATGGAATCCGGAATCGGAAACTTCATTGATAAATTTAAATGCCGGTGTAAAGCCGGTAAAAGTGAGTCAAGAATTGTTTATGCTGATAGAAAGAGCAAAACAGATTTCTGAAATCACAGATGGTGCTTTTGATATTTCTTTTGCTTCCATGGATAATATTTGGGCTTTTGATGGTTCTATGGCTCAAATTCCCACACCTGAGGAAATAAGTGAGTCCGTTAAAAATGTAGGTTACGAAAACATAATTTTGAATCCGTTTGAGAAAACCGTCTATCTAAGCCAAAAGGGGATGAGAATATCTTTTGGGGCCATAGGTAAAGGATATGCAGCGGATAAGGCTAAGGAGCTTTTGGTATCAAAACAGGTGCTTGGTGGTATAATTAATGCGGCCGGAGACCTTACTACATGGGGAACGAAAGCAACTGGGGAAAAGTGGTTGATCGGAATAGCGAATCCCTTGAGCGATGAAAAGATTTTTTCTTGGCTACCAATTGTTGAATCTTCGGTGGCCACATCTGGAAATTCTGAGAAATATGTCATTTTTAAGGGCGTTAAATATTCTCATATTTTGGATCCAAGAACCGGCTATCCTTCCACAGGAGTAAACAGTGTTTCAATTTTTGCAAAAAGCGCAGAACTGTGTGATGCCTTGGCCACGGCAGTTTATATAATGGGTAAGGAAGATGGACTCGCTCTAATAAACCAATTGGGTGGAACCGAGGTTATTTTGGTGGATTCTTCTAACCGAGTGTATAAAAGTAGTGGCATTCTGTTAAATGAAAAACCTTGA
- a CDS encoding AIR synthase related protein has product MSSSTSERYSQRGVSASKEDVHNAIKNIDKGLFPKAFCKIVPDYLTNDDAYCLVMHADGAGTKSSLAYMYWKETGDVSVWKGIAQDALIMNIDDLICVGATDNIMLSSTIGRNKNLIPGEVISEIINGTEELINDLAEHGLTIRSTGGETADVGDLVRTIIVDSTVTARLKKKDVIDNANIKAGDVIVGLASFGQATYEKEYNGGMGSNGLTSARHDVFSKYLAEKYPESFDASVPEDLVYSGSTKLTDKVDENVPLDAGKLVLSPTRTYAPIVKKILSKYTSEDIHGMVHCSGGAQTKILHFVDELHIVKDNLFPVPPLFKLIQEQSGTDWKEMYQVFNCGHRLEIYTNESVAKDLIAISESFGVDARIVGRVEASDSKKLTIQSSYGKFVY; this is encoded by the coding sequence ATGAGTTCGTCTACCAGTGAAAGATACAGTCAAAGAGGGGTTTCTGCCTCAAAAGAAGATGTGCACAATGCAATTAAAAATATTGATAAAGGGCTCTTTCCTAAGGCGTTCTGTAAAATTGTGCCGGATTATTTAACGAACGATGATGCGTATTGTTTGGTAATGCATGCAGATGGTGCCGGTACCAAATCATCATTGGCTTATATGTATTGGAAAGAAACGGGTGATGTTTCGGTTTGGAAAGGTATAGCTCAAGATGCGCTTATTATGAACATAGATGATCTTATCTGTGTTGGTGCTACGGATAATATTATGCTTTCTTCCACTATTGGGCGTAATAAAAATTTGATTCCTGGTGAAGTGATATCCGAAATCATAAACGGTACCGAAGAGCTTATAAATGATTTGGCAGAACATGGTCTAACCATCCGTTCTACAGGTGGTGAAACAGCAGATGTTGGGGATTTGGTACGTACTATAATTGTAGATTCTACGGTAACGGCTCGCTTAAAGAAAAAGGATGTTATAGATAATGCTAATATTAAGGCAGGAGACGTAATAGTTGGGTTGGCATCGTTCGGTCAGGCTACTTATGAGAAAGAATATAACGGAGGTATGGGCAGTAATGGACTTACTTCTGCTAGACATGATGTTTTTTCAAAGTATCTAGCGGAAAAATACCCTGAGAGTTTTGATGCTTCCGTACCTGAGGATTTAGTGTATTCCGGTAGTACAAAATTAACGGATAAAGTTGATGAAAATGTACCATTGGATGCTGGTAAGTTGGTGTTGTCTCCAACTAGAACCTATGCGCCAATTGTAAAGAAAATTTTGAGCAAATATACCTCTGAAGATATTCATGGAATGGTGCATTGTAGTGGTGGTGCCCAGACTAAAATCCTTCATTTTGTAGATGAACTTCATATTGTAAAGGATAATCTTTTTCCTGTTCCTCCTCTTTTTAAATTGATTCAGGAACAATCGGGTACGGATTGGAAAGAAATGTATCAGGTGTTTAACTGTGGTCATCGTCTTGAGATTTATACGAATGAGAGTGTAGCCAAAGACTTGATTGCTATTTCAGAAAGTTTTGGTGTAGATGCCCGGATTGTGGGTAGGGTAGAAGCTAGTGATTCAAAAAAACTGACTATCCAGAGTTCTTATGGTAAGTTTGTTTATTAA
- a CDS encoding glutamine synthetase III, whose product MSRQRFDAIAESKKRDRVNVDEKGRRSELYATNVFNNERMLQYLTKDALASVQGAIFSGSKIDRKIADQVAESMKSWAIEMGATHYTHWFQPLTGATAEKHDAFFDLMPDGRALEKFGGGQLVQQEPDASSFPSGGIRNTFEARGYTAWDPTSPAFVYDTTLCIPTVFVSYTGEALDNKAPLLRALSAVDEAATAVAKFFDKTVVKVNATLGWEQEYFLVDKELAASRVDISLTGRTLVGHSAAKGQQLDDHYFGVIPLRAINFMKELEVECMLLGIPVKTRHNEVAPNQFELAPVFEEANLAVDHNLLLMDVMDRIADKHQLKVLFHEKPFAEINGSGKHNNWSLATDTGVNLLSPGSTPMKNLQFLTFFINTIKAVDRYEELLRSSIASASNDHRLGANEAPPAILSIFVGKQLSSVLDELEGVSKGKLSPEEKTELKLNVVGKIPEILLDNTDRNRTSPFAFTGNKFEMRGVGSKTNCAKPMTILNTIVAKQLQEFKKEVDALVDKKSLKKDEAVFNVLREYIKTSKRIRFDGDGYSDEWEKEAKRRKLSNNKNTPQALQVLTSKESLDLFESMGVMSEKEVTARQEVELDAYILHIQIEGRVFNELVYNHIIPSVIEYQNMLIKNVLGLKEIYGAAHRKLTDGQSGIIEQIAEHITELKKQTDAMTDARRKANKLADTHKKAFAYSDNVKPYFDEIRMHCDKLERLVDNRFWPLTKYRELLSIK is encoded by the coding sequence ATGTCTAGACAGCGATTTGATGCTATTGCCGAGAGCAAAAAGAGAGACCGGGTAAATGTTGATGAAAAGGGGCGTAGGTCAGAGCTTTATGCTACTAATGTGTTCAATAATGAGCGAATGTTGCAATACCTTACCAAAGATGCTTTGGCGAGCGTGCAGGGGGCAATTTTTTCCGGATCAAAGATTGACAGAAAAATTGCTGATCAAGTAGCTGAATCCATGAAATCATGGGCTATAGAAATGGGGGCTACTCATTATACCCACTGGTTTCAGCCACTTACAGGCGCAACTGCCGAGAAGCACGATGCGTTTTTTGATTTGATGCCCGATGGAAGGGCGTTGGAGAAATTTGGAGGTGGACAATTGGTACAGCAGGAACCGGATGCCTCTAGTTTTCCTAGTGGTGGAATACGTAATACATTTGAGGCAAGAGGGTATACGGCATGGGATCCAACGAGTCCGGCTTTTGTGTATGACACCACATTATGTATACCAACGGTATTTGTCTCATATACCGGTGAAGCTTTAGATAATAAGGCGCCTTTGTTACGAGCGTTGAGTGCAGTTGACGAAGCTGCAACAGCGGTGGCTAAGTTTTTTGACAAAACCGTAGTTAAGGTCAATGCTACCCTAGGTTGGGAACAAGAATATTTTTTGGTAGATAAAGAACTTGCTGCTTCACGTGTAGATATCAGTTTAACAGGGCGTACCTTAGTTGGGCATTCCGCAGCAAAGGGGCAGCAACTGGATGATCATTATTTTGGTGTGATTCCTTTGAGGGCAATCAATTTTATGAAGGAATTGGAGGTAGAATGTATGCTTCTGGGAATTCCTGTAAAAACCCGTCATAACGAAGTAGCACCCAACCAATTTGAATTGGCTCCTGTTTTTGAGGAAGCTAATCTGGCGGTTGATCATAACCTTCTTTTGATGGATGTTATGGATCGTATTGCGGACAAACATCAGCTTAAAGTTCTTTTTCATGAAAAACCATTTGCAGAAATCAATGGCTCGGGAAAACACAATAACTGGTCTTTGGCTACGGATACAGGTGTAAATTTATTGAGTCCAGGTTCTACACCTATGAAGAACCTTCAATTTTTGACCTTTTTTATTAATACTATAAAAGCAGTGGATAGGTATGAGGAGTTGTTGAGGTCTTCCATAGCGTCTGCCAGTAATGACCATAGATTGGGAGCAAACGAGGCTCCACCGGCAATTCTATCCATATTTGTAGGGAAGCAGTTGAGTAGTGTTTTAGATGAGTTGGAAGGTGTGTCTAAGGGAAAATTATCCCCTGAGGAAAAAACGGAACTTAAACTTAACGTAGTCGGTAAAATCCCTGAAATTTTATTGGATAACACAGACCGTAATCGTACTTCGCCATTTGCATTTACAGGAAATAAGTTTGAAATGCGTGGAGTGGGTTCAAAGACCAATTGTGCTAAGCCTATGACCATTTTAAATACAATTGTAGCCAAGCAGTTGCAAGAATTTAAAAAGGAAGTTGATGCGCTGGTTGATAAAAAGAGTCTCAAAAAAGATGAAGCGGTTTTTAATGTACTGAGAGAGTATATAAAAACGTCTAAGCGAATTCGTTTTGATGGAGATGGGTATAGTGATGAATGGGAAAAAGAAGCTAAAAGAAGAAAGCTAAGTAACAATAAGAATACGCCACAGGCCCTACAGGTTTTAACCTCAAAAGAAAGTTTAGACCTTTTTGAGTCAATGGGGGTTATGAGCGAAAAAGAAGTTACGGCAAGACAAGAGGTAGAGCTGGATGCTTATATTTTGCATATTCAGATAGAGGGTAGGGTGTTTAATGAGTTGGTGTACAATCATATTATTCCGTCTGTTATAGAATATCAAAATATGTTGATTAAAAACGTTCTGGGGCTAAAGGAGATATATGGTGCTGCCCACAGGAAATTGACGGATGGCCAATCTGGAATTATAGAGCAGATTGCGGAGCATATTACCGAGCTTAAAAAACAGACGGACGCTATGACCGATGCTAGAAGAAAGGCTAATAAGCTTGCCGATACGCATAAGAAAGCTTTTGCTTATAGCGATAACGTAAAGCCTTATTTTGATGAAATACGGATGCATTGCGATAAATTAGAACGGTTGGTAGACAATCGTTTTTGGCCACTTACCAAATACAGGGAGTTATTGTCCATTAAATAA
- a CDS encoding calcium/sodium antiporter, which translates to MQNLLFIVLGLTLLIAGGNWLLKSAVALSLRLNIPKIVIGMTVVSFATSAPELIVSIKAALDGFPDLALGNVVGSNIANLGLVLGVTVLLGAIDVRKTFYTTDWPVMMAASLLFFAFLFFDGELQQYEGVIMVVALFTFLVYLLRFQKQAVVDEAPEDDVPLPLYKLVLFLGLGGTALWGGSELLINGAVGLATLYGVSERIIAVTVVSVGTSIPELAASVIAVIKKEKAISLGNLIGSNIFNLLAVLGITSIITPIKVMDDGLLSNDIFWMLGISFLILPLVFIPKGLRLGWRDGMILLGVYIAFVYLTVT; encoded by the coding sequence ATGCAGAACCTTCTTTTTATTGTCTTGGGTCTAACGCTTTTAATTGCAGGTGGTAATTGGCTTTTAAAATCTGCCGTAGCACTTTCTCTTAGATTAAACATTCCTAAAATAGTTATTGGTATGACGGTAGTGTCTTTTGCTACCTCTGCTCCAGAATTAATTGTTAGTATTAAGGCAGCTTTAGACGGTTTCCCGGATTTGGCATTGGGTAATGTGGTTGGGTCAAATATTGCAAACCTTGGTTTGGTGTTGGGGGTAACGGTTCTTTTGGGGGCTATAGATGTGCGTAAAACTTTTTATACTACAGATTGGCCGGTTATGATGGCCGCGTCTTTGCTTTTCTTTGCTTTTCTTTTCTTTGATGGTGAGTTGCAACAGTATGAAGGTGTTATTATGGTGGTGGCCTTATTTACTTTTTTGGTCTATCTGCTTCGTTTTCAAAAGCAGGCCGTTGTGGATGAAGCACCCGAAGATGATGTGCCTTTGCCATTATATAAATTAGTATTGTTTTTAGGTCTTGGTGGTACGGCGCTTTGGGGCGGATCTGAGTTGCTGATTAATGGAGCTGTAGGTTTAGCTACATTATATGGCGTTAGTGAGCGTATAATTGCTGTGACCGTGGTTTCGGTAGGTACAAGTATACCGGAATTGGCTGCATCCGTAATTGCGGTCATCAAAAAAGAAAAAGCTATTTCTCTGGGGAATTTAATTGGGTCTAACATTTTTAACCTCTTGGCCGTTTTGGGCATTACATCTATTATCACACCAATTAAAGTAATGGATGATGGATTGTTAAGCAACGACATTTTTTGGATGTTGGGTATCTCTTTTCTTATACTTCCTCTTGTATTTATTCCCAAAGGCCTGCGCCTAGGTTGGCGTGATGGTATGATTTTACTTGGTGTTTATATTGCCTTTGTTTATTTGACGGTAACTTAG